A stretch of DNA from Leptolyngbya subtilissima AS-A7:
ATAAAGTTGGCTAACGGTAAGGGCGATCGCGCCTAGCAACTGCCATTTATCCAGACCGTGCGGGTGGACAACCTAGCCTTTGCTATCGCACAGTTCAGCAGGGTGCATGTTTGAGCAAGTGCCATAAACACAAAAGTCCCGGAATCACATGGATTCCGGGACTTCGATTTAATAGGGAAGGTAAACCCTCGCGGCGTACTAGTCGCGGTTGATGGCGATCAGCAGACGCAGAATGAAGACAAACAGGTTGATGTAGGTGAGGTACATCGACAGCGCGGCCGACAGGTACTGCTCATCTTTGTAGGTGCGGGGCAGAATGAAGAAATCGACAACCGAAGCACCGCAGAACACCAGCACACCAAAGGCAGAGATGGCGATGTCGAGAAACTGGGGAATGGGGCCGCCAAACATGGCGAAGATGAACTGACCCACCACTGCAATGAGGACGGCGACTACACCAATGCCAATGGTGCGGGTCAGAGCAAAACCATCTTCTTCGGAGAGGTTAGACCCAATTTGGCGAGCCGCAATGAAGACAACGCCGCAGGACAGCGCCGCAAACCCAATGCCAGTGACACCAACTCCAGACGTACCCAGGGCAACGGCCAGCAGGCCGCTGAGGGTGTAGCCCGTAAGCAAACTATAGGTGGCGAGCAGGGGTAGGGCAGTGCTGTTGTTGCCCTTAGAGGCGACATTCATCGCCACAAAGAAAAGCACGAGTTGGGCAACGAACGCTACCCAAAAGGTGGGCATAAAGATGGCCGGGTTGGTGGCCATCACGCTCAGGCCACCAAAGGAGCCTAAAGCGGTTAGAATCAGCCCGCCGCCCACATAGGGCAGGGCATTCTTAATCACGTTGGGGCCAATCAGGGTTTGCCCTTTGGCTTTACTAATCGCTTCACGAAAATTGCTGGTGTTACTCAAAGCCCTATCCTCTACGACGAAATAGATTTGGCAAAATAGATTTAGGTGCCCGGTTAGGGCGATGGCCCCCTGGGCCGGTCTTTGACCATCGCACAAGCTGAATCAGACTTCAGAGCTAGCTTAGCCGCTAAGTTTGGGCAAACCGGTTTTCCTTATCTAAATCTTAGTCAACTTTACTGAATTGGGTGAGCAGCCCTGGGGTGTGGATATCTACCCGTCAATTGACCGCCGGTTAGCTAAGAGTCACAGACTTCTCTAGATTAAGAACAGGGGCGACTACCATCGGACTGGAGGCTGCGAGTCAAGGAGTAGTGGGATGGTGGTTGAGGCGGATGAAAGTAAGTCTCTTAAAGGACTGGGGTCAAAGACCGCTCCGAGGAAATCAACCCAGCACTGGTGGCGGCTTCTTTGGGGGGTAGCGGCGGCGATCGCCCTACCCTGCGCGCCGCTCGCCCAGGCCCAAGAGGGCACTACCGCTGAGTCAGACCGCATTATTCGCTCGAACCGACGAGTGATCATTCGGCAGTCGCCAAACATTTTTCGCCCATCGATCATTATTCTGCCCTACCCCCGCCCTGAGCCAGAGAGCGAGCAGGTCAGGATCGAGTTTGATGCCCGCGGTGACGACTGGGGCGCAGTTTACTTAAACAACCGTCTGGTCTATCGCCCCCACAATTTTGATCGCCAAGAAACCCTCTACCTGCCCCCTGGCGGCTATCGCCTTGAGATCACTGGCGTGGTGCGGTCTGAGGTTTGGGCCAGCGGCTACCTCGACCTGGGTCGCGACAGCTCGCGGCTGGTGGTGATTCGCTTCTCTAAGACTGAGGGCATTACGGTGTCAGGCAGCCCCTACGTGTGGATTCCGGACTAAAGCAGTGGCAGGTTTAGGGATGGGTGGGGAGAGAGGAAGTTTTGAGTGCTTAGTTTTGAGTTTTGAGTTCTGTTTGTATACCAGAAACTCAAAACTCAACCTTCACTATTCAAAACTCTCACCCACCCATCTACCCATCCACCCATCTACCCATCCACCCATCTACCCATCTACCCCCTCTCACCGCAGGGCCACAATCTTGATCGCATCGGGATGTCCGGGGTTGCCGTGAATGACCAGACTGCGCTGGTTAGCGTGGAGGTGGCGGGCGATCGCATAGATCGTCTCCACCTGGTCAGGGGCTCCCGCTGCGGCAGCCAGTTCACTTAGGGTTAACGGCCCTGAGCTTTGAGCCAGGGCATTGACCACGGCCTGCTGTAGATCGAGCACTCCGGCGGCAGCCAGCTTGCCCGCCTCAACTCCCGGCTGGTGGTAGGCGTTGATATTTACCAGCGAGGCATAAAAGCCCACCGCCCGCTCGTACAGCGCGATCATAGCCCCTACCGTGTGGGCATTGACTTCAGGGATTGTAAGGGTGATGGACTGGCGCTGGTTTTCGTAGAGGGCTTTGCGGGTGCCTTGCAAAAAGCCAAAGAGAAAATCGCCGCTGGTGGCACCGGGCTCCATCTCCACCGAATCGCCAGATCGGTCTTTCAATACTTCAATGAAAGTGACGAAGAAGCTGGCCACCCCTTCGCGCAGTTGCTGCACGTAGGCATGCTGGTCGGTAGAGCCTTTGTTGCCATAGACGGCAATGCCTTGGTAGACCAGGTTGCCATCCAGGTCTTTTTCCTTGCCCAATGACTCCATCACCAGCTGTTGCAGGTAACGGCTAAATAGCAGCAGGCTGTCCTTGTAAGGCAGCACCACCATGTCTTTTTCACCCTTGCCGTTGCCCGCGTAATACCAGGCTAAAGCGATTAGGGCAGCGGGGTTGCGGCGCAGATCGGGCACGCGGGTAGCCGCATCCATCTCGCGTGCGCCACCGAGAATGGAGCGAATGCTAATGTTCTGCAGAGCGGCAGGTAGCAGCCCCACCGCCGATAGCTCAGAGGTGCGGCCCCCCACCCAGTCACGCATGGGGAAAGTAGCCAGCCAGCCCTCGCTGAGGGCCTGGTTTTCGAGCTTGCTGCCCCGCCCGGTAATGGCGACGGCCTGCTTGGGAAAGTTTAGCCCCCGCTGCTCAAATCGGGTGCGCACTTCGACCATACCGTTGCGGGTTTCGGCGGTGCCCCCCGACTTAGAGGTAACGATCACCAGGGTGGTGGACAACTTGTCTTCCAGTCGGGCAAGAATGCGATCGATGCCCTCGGGATCAGTATTGTCAATAAAGTGAATCGCCAGGGGTGGAAAATCTGGCCCTAGGGCCTGGGCTACAAACTGCGGCCCCAAAGCCGAGCCACCAATGCCAATGGAGAGGACCTCGGTGAAACGTTCTTGACCAGGGGGGTAGATGCCGCCGGTACGCACCTGACTGGCGAACTGCTCAATGCTGGTCAACGTATCGAGAATATCTTGCTTGAGTTCGGGGGTAGGGGCTAGGTCGGCATCGCGCAGCCAGTAGTGGCCCACCATGCGGTCTTCGTCGGGGTTGGCGATCGCCCCAGCTTCCAGCGCAGCCATATCGGCAAAGGCTTTCGCAAAGCGGGGTTGCATGTCAGCGACAAAGGCATCATCAAAACCCATGCGGCTGACATCTAGGTAAAAGCCCAGACCTTCGTGGTAGTAGAGCCAGTCTTTATAGCGTTGCCAAAGGGCGGCTGCATCCATCCTGTCACTCCTCGGTCTAAACCGTATTCACTAACGTCCTGAGGTGCAGTTTAGGATAGGACGGCCACCGCTACAAAAAGGGTGGCTAAACATACAGCTTAGTCTTGGCAAGGCACCATGAAGGCGATCGCCCTATCCATCAGCTTCTAAGCCGCCGCTTTGGCCGCCCGCAGACGGCTTGAGAGGCTACGAATCACCTCTAGGGCAAACAGCGGCGTCTCTTGTACTAAAAACTTAAAGTGAGCCTTGTCTACTAGAGCCAGACGACAGTCGGTCTTAGCCACCGCCGTAGAGGCCCGCACATGGGGAATTTGCACCAGCGCCCCTTCACCAAATACGTCGCCAGTAAAAATGGTTTCGAACACACGGCCATTGACCCAAAGATCAACCTCTCCCTGAATGACGCCGTACATACAATCTCCTGAGGAACCCACCTCAAAGATCGTATCCCCAGCCCCAAAGTCTTGATGGCTAGGGGTCGTCATCAACAGTTCAACAACCTGAATCGGTTTTAGCATAGGTTAGCTTTGCTCCCGGGTGTTGTCCCCAAATCAGCGCCCCTGCTCTCGCTCTGGATGGGTTCTACCAGGGCACAGCGGTTCTCTCATGGGCTGCCGCAATTCTATAGCCAGATCGTCTTGGATGGGTTAGCCGCACTTTAAGTCTCTTTTTTGCTGCTCAGCACTCCGGCTATAAGTCAAGCCTTGGAAACGCTGATATTGTTTTAGTCGGATACTGTATGGTCTTGATTGAAAGATAAGGACTATAGAGACATGGCTAATAGACAGACTCGAGGTCGAGCGGTGAATTCCGCAGGTGGATTCGCGAGAGACTTTAAGGAGTTTCTCATGCGCGGCAATGTCATTGACCTAGCTGTCGCTGTGATCATTGGCGCAGCTTTCAATGCTGTGGTCACCTCGTTTATCGAAGACATCATCACCCCTGTTCTGCTGAATCCGGCGCTACGGGCGGCAGGGGTAGAGGATATTGCCAACCTCTCTGCTAACGGCATCAAATACGGTTTGTTTCTCGCCGCTGTCATCAACTTTGTGGTGATATCGTTTGTGATCTTCTTGATGATCCGCGCCTTTGAGAAATTAAAGCGGAAAGATGACGCTGAGGCAGCAGCAGAACCCACCATCGAAGAAAAGCTCAACGACACCTTGACTCGGCTCGCCACTTATCTCGAAAGCCGCCCCTAACGGTAGAGCGCGCCCCCAAAAAATCGGATTTCTCAGGGCAGAGGCAGTATTCAGTCAGAGCCGCTATAGTAAGGGCTAACTACCAGCATCTGCCCTGATTGCCATGCCATCCCAACGCCAAAAGCAGCTCATCGAGTTTCTTCAGACCGAACTAGCGGTGTCCTCTGAGGCGATCGCCATGGGATTGCGCAAGGCAGGGCAAGCCACAAACTTACTGCCCATGGCACTGTGGCAATACGGCTTGGTCAGCACCGATCAGCTCAGCCAAATCTTTGACTGGCTTGAGGAAGTTGGCCCTGCTGCTCCATAGGCCTTGGGTATCTAACTAGAAATAGGAGTTAATCTCCTAAAATTCATCGTCGCTGTAGGTCATGGACGACTCGTTATCTCGGCGAGAGCCCAGCAAGTCTAAGCGATCTACTCGCACAACCGGCTTCGAACGTGCCGTGCCGCTAGAGCGATCCTGCCAATGGTCTAGCTTCAGTGCACCGCTTATACCAATCAAACTGCCCTTGCGCACGTAGTTGGCCGCCACCTCGGCGTTTTTACCCCATAGTTCGAGGTTGAACCAGTCAGGCTTATCGTCTCGGCTCGACCGTCGCCGCACCGCTAGGGTCAAGTTGCACACCACCGTACCCGACTCAAAATATTTCACCTCTGGGTCAGTGCCCACACGGCCTACCAGAGTTACCACATTAATCGTCATTGCTGATTGCCCAACACTTGTTCCAGCATTGTAGGCGAAACCTCAAGCATCCGTCAGGAACACTGCGGCGATCAATCCCGTCATGGGGGAGGCTATGCATCTTTTATATTGGCGAGGTCACCCTCAGCGTTTAGGGCCTACTGCTTCAGTCAGTTTAACGCCTTTAGAAATGCCCCTTGGCTTTTCCCCCTACCGATAAATATTTGATTACTAGACGCACTGATACGAAACGTAATAGAATCCACTTCGATGTAAACGTCAGCCCCTAGGGGTGTGCCTTAGCATTAGTTCACTGTCTTTTCTTGATGTAGGGGCGTTATTGCCTGTGGCTTTCTTCGACAGATTTTCTCGCGATATGGGTATTGACCTCGGTACGGCCAATACTCTGGTGTACGTCTCCGGCAAGGGGGTCGTACTGCAAGAGCCTTCCGTAGTGGCCATTGACCAGGTTGAAAAGAAACCCCTGGCAGTTGGGGAAGAAGCTAAGCGCATGCTGGGTCGTACCCCTGGCAACGTCGTGGCCCTGCGCCCGCTGCGAGACGGTGTCATCGCCGACTTCGACACCGCCGAGCTAATGCTTAAGCACTTTATTCGTCAGGTGCACGAGGGCCGCACCCTAGTATCGCCGCGCATCGTGATCGGCATTCCCAGCGGAGTTACGGGGGTTGAACGGCGCGCGGTTATGGATGCCGCCCAGCAGGCTGGAGCCCGCACCGTATACCTAATTGACGAGCCGGTGGCCGCTGCCATAGGGGCAGGTCTACCCGTCGCCGAACCCACCGGCAACATGATTGTGGATATTGGCGGTGGCACCACAGAGGTAGCCGTGCTGAGCTTGCAAGGCACCGTGCTGAGCGAGTCAGTGCGCGTAGCCGGAGACGAACTTAGCGAAGCCATCTCCAGCTACATGAAGAAGGTGCACAACCTCGTAGTTGGGGAACGCACTGCCGAAGAAATCAAAATCACTATTGGGTCAGCCTACCCCAACCCCGATGACCACGAGATTGCTATGGATGTGCGGGGTCTACACCTGCTGTCTGGTTTGCCCCGCACCGTAACGGTCAAGAGTGCCGAAATTCGCGAGAGCATGGCTGAGCCGCTTTCGGTTATCGTCGAAGCTGTTAAGCGCACCCTAGAGCGCACTCCACCTGAACTTGCTGCTGACATCATCGATCGCGGCATCATGCTGGCTGGCGGTGGGGCATTGCTCAAAGGGTTAGACACCTTAATTAGCCACGAAACCGGCATATTAGTGCACGTGGCGGCTGATCCTCTGAGTTGTGTGGTGCTGGGCACTGGGCGAGTACTAGAGAACTTTAGCCAAATGGGCCGAGTTTTCAGCGGGCGATCGAGCCTGTAGGGCATCTCCAGAGTCATCATCTACCCAGAACCTATGTTTGCTCTACGCCGCTGGTGGACACGTAATGCCCTCAAAGCGGGAATGGTTACCCTGGCCATTTCCTCCGCTTGGCTAATTCGGGCCAATGATGGTGCCGTTATTTACGAAACCTATCACTGGTTAACCCGGCCTCTACAGCCGGGCATGAGCCGAGAGCAGCAGTTCGAAAATAGCTATATCCTTGAGCTTCAGCAACGCATTGTGGAGCTAGAGAACCAAAATCGGTCTCTACAAACCCTGAATGACTATGAAGCCACCAATCCCCTGGATGGGGTGCGGGCAACGGTAATCGGACGCGGAGCCGACCACTGGTGGCAGCACGTTGTTCTCAACCGGGGCAGCCGTAACGATGTGGCAACTGGGCATATAGTGACCGGCCCAGGCGGGTTGATTGGCCGGGTAGTAGCGGTTTCTCCCAGCACTTCACGAGTATTGTTAATTAGTGACCCCACCAGCCGAGTGGGGGCCAAGGTCAGCCGCAGCCGGGCCATGGGGGTGGTGAGAGGGCAATCTAACAACCGAGTGGTCATGGAGTTTTTCGAAAAACTCCCCGACGTTAAAGCCGGTGACGTAATTGTTACTTCCTCCTACAGCCGCCTGTTTCCCCAAGACATTCCCATCGGACGCATCGAATCCATCGATCTAACCAAGAGCCCGGCTCCAGAAGCAGTCATTCAAGTATCGTCGCCCCTATCGATCCTAGAGTGGGCTATTATCCATCCCTTTGAACCGCAGGAAACGGTGGATTTACCCGTGCTGCCGGGGGCAACGCCTGAAAATGGTCTTGTCCCCGAAAGCGGCGATGGAGCTCAGCCATGACCCTAGGGGTAAGAGCATCGTCGTTGCCCCTATGGCGTCAGCCTTGGGTGATCAATAGCCTAGTCACGGCAGCGTCGGTGCTGGTCTGCCTGCTGCTACTGCCCAGTCGCATACCGGGGATGGAACTGCTGGGGGTAGCCCCTCACTGGTTGCTAGTTTGGGTAGTGGCCTGGAGCATTAAGCGCACCCAGTGGGAGGCCGCTATAGCCGGCCTGGTGCTGGGCCTATTGCAGGATGCGATGACCTCCCCTAACCCAACCCACACCCTTAGCTTGATTGTGGTTGGCGTATTAACGGCAAGGCTACAAAAGCAGCGCTACCTCCAGGAAGACATTGTCTCGGTAGCGCTGATTGTATTCGCAATGGCGGTCATTGCAGAAACAGTGCTGGCGCTGCAAATTAGTTTTGATCAGCTTTTATCGGCCAATTCGCTTTACCCACCCCTGGGCAGAATCTGGATATATCACCAGCGGGTAGCGCTGAGCTCCGCTATTTTGAGTAGTCTATGGGCTCCAGCGCTTTACTATCCCCTCAACCACTGGTGGGAGCGCTATGTCGCTGAGCCTTAGAGGATGGATGGGCAGTAGGCGATCGCAGCTGCTGAGCACCCCATCTTTTCAAATAGCTGCCTTAATCAATCCCGAACCGTCCAGGCCGCTAAGGCAGCCTAGACGATTCGTATGATTAGGTATTTAGGACAGGTTCCTGGATGAAAATTGCCTAGGCACACCCGCCTAAGGTGACTCGCTGCTGAAGTTTTTGGCAGGCTGTCCACAAATCGGGCAGTAGATGGGTAGGACGAAACCCCTGGAGATAGCTGCTGCTGCGAATGCCGCAGGTAACGGCAACTGTTTCTATGCCAAGGGTCTGGCCAGCCATGATGTCGGCTTCGGTATCACCAACCATCCAGCTTTGACGGAGGTCATAGCCCTGGCGTTGCTGGGTGGCGATCGCCGCCCCCAGCCGCTCCACCTTATGATTCGCCTGGTTGCTGTAGGCGGCGTCTAACTGGGGCATGCCGTAGAGATCGCTAACGGCCCAGCGGAGATCGTGCTGGTCTAGAAAGTCCATCACCTGATCGGGGGGACGGAGGGTGACCAGCACCACTCGCACCCCGCACTGGCGCAGTAAATCGAGTGCTTCTCTAGCTTGGGGCTGCACCCGATCGCGATCGAGCAAAGCTGCATGGTTAACGATGCGACTGACCTGCGCCAGAAAGGCATCGATAGTTGCACCTTCTAGCCCAGACCAATGGGCGATCTGCCGGTCGGGAACCCGGTTTTGCTTAAAGGTCCAAAACTGTGACTTTGACAGATAGCGAATGGTGACTGGGTAACCCTCTGCTTGGGCAGTCGCCTGCACCCAATCTAGCCCTTGGCGATACGTGGCGTAGTAACGCTCAGACACATCGGCGATGGGGCCGTCAAAATCGCAAAAAAGAGTGATCGCAGACATAGACTTCAGAGACTCCTCACCGCTGGCGGCGAACTCGCATTAAGCAAAATCCGACATCAGTTTTATTAATAATTTCTTTACAAAAATCAAAGTACGTTTACTTTAGCAACCTAAATGCAAAATGACCACTGCACGAACTCGAGATTGTAGCCTTCTCATTCATAGAGGGTCTCATGGAACCTTCACACGGCTTCAGATAGAGGATTCATGCTGAGAGTAGAGACACCAGCTTCAAAAAGCCCACAGCTATAAATAGGAAATTTTTGCATTTTTGAAACGATTTAGCCGTTTTTGTGGTTTTTATCGAGCCTATTGCGATAACGGGGCAAGTAAGGGGCGTATTTGGGGTTCCCAACTGATTAGCTGCGATCGCGCCGAAGTGACCAAGTCGGTGCTGATTATTGCCCAGGTATCGCTGATGTTGCTAGCGATCGCCTCGACTTCGGTCATAGGCGTTACTTGTCCGTAGGTTTGTTACCCAGAAGCGTCCCGTTCTACAACCAAGGTGACAGGCCCGTCGTTGTGAATTTCGACTTGCATCATCGCGCCAAATTGGCCGGTCTCTACCCGCAGCTCGCTGGTTCTAAGCAGCGCCACAAAGTCGTTGTACAGCGCTTCTGCCTGGGCGGGTGGGGCGGCTCCATCGAAGGAAGGTCGGCGCCCCTTGCGGCAGTCGCCGTAGAGGGTGAACTGGCTCACCACCAAAATTTCGCCCTGAATATCTTGAACTGAGAAATCCCAGCGCTCGCTGTCCGGTGACGGAAACAGCCGTAAATCGAGACACTTGCGCGCCATCCAGGTCAGTTCGGCAACGGTGTCGGTAGGCGCAATGCCCACCAGCAGGTTGAGCCCTGCACCAATTTTCCCCACGATCTGCCCATCTACGGTGACGCTAGAGGCCGTCACCCGCTGCACTACGACTCGCACGACGCCTGGGGCGAAAATTTCTGCTGCCACACGGTGCGAATGCGATCAGCGGCCTCAGTCATCTCTGCCTCGCTGGGGGGCTTACCCAGGGTACGAAACACCTGCAGCTCTAGGCCCTTAAGCCCCAGTTCCTCAGGGTGGCAACCGTCTGGGTAGCGGGGTTGCAGCACAAAGTGAACGTGGTACGGCGGCTGATCAACCCAGAGGCTAACGTAAACTCGCTCAGCCTCCATAGCCAGGGCGATCGCCTCTGACATCTGCTGCAAAAACGGCCCCATCGAGGCCGACTCGGCCATCGACAGCTCCCACAGGTTTTCGCGGTGGGTGCGAGTTTTAACCACCACCGACCCCAAGCCGTAGGGGCCAACGCAATGGTCAGCGACCCACCAGGGGTTCTCTGCAATGGTGCCACCGGGCACCAGCTGTGCGCCCGCCAATATCTGACAGGCGAGACAGTCGATATGCAGTTGCGCTCCTTTGTCGGTCATAGCCTAAGCCTCCTGCTGACGGGGAACGAGGCAACGTAGAAAAGAGGGTACAGGTCCAAAGATTGAGTCAGACCCTAAACCCTAAACCAGACGCCCTAGACCTTGACCAGCACCTGATCGCCCTCAACCTTTGCCTCAAAGGTCTCTAGCGGCTCCCGCGCAGGGCCAGAGTCAACGGTGCCGTCTGAGTTGAAGTTACTAGCGTGGCAGGGGCAGGCAAACAGCTTTTGTTCACTATTCCAAGCCACGGTACAGCCAGCGTGGGTGCAGACCGCACTCACGGCGATTAGAGCATCGGAAGCGTTGGGGTCGCGGATGACCGCTAGATTCTTGCCCTGAAAATTCTCATTGGCAAGGCTGCCCTGGGCATCTAGATCAGCTACGGAGCCGAGGGGGACAAACTCACCATCGGCTCCCGACCCTGCTTCAGAGGTGGAGTCAGACTGGCAGGCTGCGATCGCCACCGGCAACGAGCTAGCCAGCAGCCCAAGCGCCAGCAGATTGTTAAACTCTCGACGCTTCATAGACTCTGTTTTCCTCTATTTACCAAACCCCTGACCTCGCTTTGGCGAGGGAATGCCCAGGCAGGCGTTGAGCTGTTCGCGCAGGGTGTCGTGGTCTAGCCCCTGGCCAATCAGCACCAGCTGGTTCTTGGGTTCGCCCTTCCACTGGTCATCGTCGAGCGAAAAGCGCTTGCCGCTGAGGTGAAAGATGTGGCGCTTAGGGCTTTCGTCAAACCAGAGAATGCCCTTGGCGCGAAACACCGACTCGGGCAGCAGGTTATCGAGAAAATGCTGAAACTTGCGAATGGCAAAGGGGCGATCGCTAGCAAACGACAGCGACGTAAACCCATCGATGGCTAAGTGGTCAGAGTGGTGACCGTGGGCATGACCGTGATCGTCGTGGTCGTGCTCACAGTGGCCATGGTCGTGGTCACAATTGGCGTGGTCATGGGTCTCGTGGTCGTGGTGGTCGTGCCCGTGATGGTCGTGGTCGTGCTCGGCCTCAGCGCTGTCGCTGCCAAAATATTTATCCGACTCAAACAGCCCCACGCTGAGAATCAGCGGCAGGGGCACCTGCGACTTGGTGGTGCGGAGGATTCTAGCGCCCTCTTTGACGTCGCGAATCTTGACTTCTAACAGATCAAGATCGGCGTCATCGACCAGGTCGGCCTTGTTGAGCAGAATAATGTCGCCGTAGGCAATCTGGTTATGGGCGGCCTGACTGTTGAAGAGGTCCAGGCTGTAGTTTTCGGCATCGACTACGGTGACGATGGAGTCGAGTCGGGTCATGTCGCGCAGCTCGGTGCCCAAAAATGTCAGCGCAATGGGTAAGGGGTCAGCTAACCCGGTCGTTTCAACCACCAAATAGTCAATTTTGTCCTGGCGCTCCAGCACTTTGTATACCGCTTCCATCAGGTCGTTGTTGATGGTGCAGCAGATGCAGCCATTGCTGAGTTCGACCATGGTGTCGTCGCTGTTTTCGGTGGCGATCAGCAGGTCGTTGTCGATGCCAATTTCGCCAAACTCGTTCACCAGTACAGCGGTTTTGAGCCCTTCTTGGTTGGCCAAGATGTGGTTGAGCAGGGTGGTTTTGCCGCTGCCCAAAAAGCCGGTAATGATCGTAACGGGCAGACCGTGTTTGATGTCATCCATGGCCTGGGGCTGGATGGGAGGCGCAGCGGTAGACATGGGTGCTCTCTGAACGCAAGGACATTTTCCATACTAGCGATGAATCTGGAGTCGTGGCGGTCAGGGTTGGGATTGTTTAGGTAAGGAAGTATGGCCCCGGCCAGTCTTTGACCGTCGCGCCGCCCAAACCAGTACAATTGCATTGATTCGTTCTTAGCAACGACCTATGACCCTCGCCCCCGACGCCCTACCCCGCTGCAGCTGGGTGCACCACAACGACCCAATTGAAATCGCCTATCACGATACTGAGTGGGGGGTGCCACTACACTGCGATCGCAAGCATTTCGAGTTCATCATTCTCGATGGCTTTCAGGCCGGGCTGAGCTGGATCACGATTTTGCGCAAGCGTGAGAACTTTCGCGCCGCCTTTGATGGCTTTGACCCTGCGATCGTCGCTGCCTACGACGAGAACAAACACCAAGAGCTTTTACAAAACACGGGCATTGTGCGCAACCGGCTCAAAATTGCCGCCGCTACCCTCAACGCCCAGGCGTTTCTCAAGGTGCAAGAAACTTTCGGCAGCTTCGATCGCTACATTTGGCAATTTGTCGAAGGCGAAACCGTGCAGAATGCTTGGCCGACCCTAGCTGATGCCCCGACTCGCACCACCGCCTCGGACGCCATGAGCAAAGACCTCAAACAGCGCGGCTTTAAGTTCGTTGGCACCACCATTTGCTACGCCTACATGCAGGCAGCAGGCATGGTCAACGACCACACCACAGACTGCTTTCGCCATCAGGAATTGGCCTCATGACTCAGCCAACCTCCGCTGGAAGCGTAGTAAAGAACGAAGCTGTAAATAGTCGGTTACAGTACCTAGCTCTGCCAATGTTGAGACAGTCAGCTTACGCATCCTGCGCGTTGACAATACCGTCGTATTCATCTGAATAAACGTATTTTCCGGTCTCACACCCTTCAACAAAAGCAGCAAACCACAAGTCAAAATTATCAGCTTTAACTTCTCGTGTTGCCTCATCATGCCAAAAGTCAATAATTTGGCCAACACAGCCTCCCTTGGCAGGATTTAGATCCAAACAATCGTGATTGCCTGAACCATCATGTGTTATCGGAATCCATTTAGCGTTCCACCAATCGTCTTTAACTGGTCCACGAGGATCGCTTTTATAATCATTGAAATCGCCGCTATCGAGCAGGTCCTTCCAAACTTTCCACTCATCCTGAATGCGTTCTAACGAAAGAAACTCTCGTGCGTCAATAAAACCATCTGCGTAGTCGACTTGCCCATTATGAATGCGATAAGCGGCTTTAAAATCATCAGGAAATTGAATCGATAAAAACGCTTCGGTTTGGATAATTTGTTCTTCTGTTGCGCCAGATTGCAATGTTTCCAAAAGTGCGGGCGCGTTGATAGTGAGCCACGCCTCAAGCCGATTCCATAAATCTTGCATAACGTTCGCATCCATACGCTTGGCTTAGTGATCAAAGTTTGCTTCACTGTTGACACCTAGCTCCGGCTTAAACGATGGAGGATCGCGATCCCTAACACCCGAGAAAG
This window harbors:
- a CDS encoding HIT family protein — its product is MTDKGAQLHIDCLACQILAGAQLVPGGTIAENPWWVADHCVGPYGLGSVVVKTRTHRENLWELSMAESASMGPFLQQMSEAIALAMEAERVYVSLWVDQPPYHVHFVLQPRYPDGCHPEELGLKGLELQVFRTLGKPPSEAEMTEAADRIRTVWQQKFSPQASCES
- a CDS encoding HAD family hydrolase, which encodes MSAITLFCDFDGPIADVSERYYATYRQGLDWVQATAQAEGYPVTIRYLSKSQFWTFKQNRVPDRQIAHWSGLEGATIDAFLAQVSRIVNHAALLDRDRVQPQAREALDLLRQCGVRVVLVTLRPPDQVMDFLDQHDLRWAVSDLYGMPQLDAAYSNQANHKVERLGAAIATQQRQGYDLRQSWMVGDTEADIMAGQTLGIETVAVTCGIRSSSYLQGFRPTHLLPDLWTACQKLQQRVTLGGCA
- a CDS encoding CobW family GTP-binding protein, with amino-acid sequence MSTAAPPIQPQAMDDIKHGLPVTIITGFLGSGKTTLLNHILANQEGLKTAVLVNEFGEIGIDNDLLIATENSDDTMVELSNGCICCTINNDLMEAVYKVLERQDKIDYLVVETTGLADPLPIALTFLGTELRDMTRLDSIVTVVDAENYSLDLFNSQAAHNQIAYGDIILLNKADLVDDADLDLLEVKIRDVKEGARILRTTKSQVPLPLILSVGLFESDKYFGSDSAEAEHDHDHHGHDHHDHETHDHANCDHDHGHCEHDHDDHGHAHGHHSDHLAIDGFTSLSFASDRPFAIRKFQHFLDNLLPESVFRAKGILWFDESPKRHIFHLSGKRFSLDDDQWKGEPKNQLVLIGQGLDHDTLREQLNACLGIPSPKRGQGFGK
- a CDS encoding DNA-3-methyladenine glycosylase I gives rise to the protein MTLAPDALPRCSWVHHNDPIEIAYHDTEWGVPLHCDRKHFEFIILDGFQAGLSWITILRKRENFRAAFDGFDPAIVAAYDENKHQELLQNTGIVRNRLKIAAATLNAQAFLKVQETFGSFDRYIWQFVEGETVQNAWPTLADAPTRTTASDAMSKDLKQRGFKFVGTTICYAYMQAAGMVNDHTTDCFRHQELAS
- a CDS encoding SMI1/KNR4 family protein gives rise to the protein MDANVMQDLWNRLEAWLTINAPALLETLQSGATEEQIIQTEAFLSIQFPDDFKAAYRIHNGQVDYADGFIDAREFLSLERIQDEWKVWKDLLDSGDFNDYKSDPRGPVKDDWWNAKWIPITHDGSGNHDCLDLNPAKGGCVGQIIDFWHDEATREVKADNFDLWFAAFVEGCETGKYVYSDEYDGIVNAQDA
- the mreD gene encoding rod shape-determining protein MreD — translated: MTLGVRASSLPLWRQPWVINSLVTAASVLVCLLLLPSRIPGMELLGVAPHWLLVWVVAWSIKRTQWEAAIAGLVLGLLQDAMTSPNPTHTLSLIVVGVLTARLQKQRYLQEDIVSVALIVFAMAVIAETVLALQISFDQLLSANSLYPPLGRIWIYHQRVALSSAILSSLWAPALYYPLNHWWERYVAEP
- a CDS encoding ubiquinol-cytochrome c reductase iron-sulfur subunit; translated protein: MKRREFNNLLALGLLASSLPVAIAACQSDSTSEAGSGADGEFVPLGSVADLDAQGSLANENFQGKNLAVIRDPNASDALIAVSAVCTHAGCTVAWNSEQKLFACPCHASNFNSDGTVDSGPAREPLETFEAKVEGDQVLVKV
- the dtd gene encoding D-aminoacyl-tRNA deacylase, with protein sequence MAAEIFAPGVVRVVVQRVTASSVTVDGQIVGKIGAGLNLLVGIAPTDTVAELTWMARKCLDLRLFPSPDSERWDFSVQDIQGEILVVSQFTLYGDCRKGRRPSFDGAAPPAQAEALYNDFVALLRTSELRVETGQFGAMMQVEIHNDGPVTLVVERDASG